In one window of Microbacterium sp. PM5 DNA:
- the alaS gene encoding alanine--tRNA ligase, whose product MKTAEIAQRYLDYFEKNGHTIVPSASLVTDDPALLFTVAGMVPFIPYLSGDVPAPYARAADNQKCIRTNDIEEVGKTPRHGTFFQMLGNWSFGDYFKEGAIRYAWELLTTSEDDGGLGFDPKDLWVTVYEEDDEAHDLWLRLTDLPEERIQRLGKDTNYWSTGLPGPAGPCSEIFFDRGPAYGIDGGPATDDDRYVEIWNLVFMQYEITDVRSKYDFTIVGELPNKNIDTGMGLERIAFIKQGVDNMYETDQVRPVLDAAVALSGKAYGADHDDDVRFRVVADHVRSSLMLLSDGVTPANEGRGYILRRLMRRVIRSMRLLGVDGPTFATLFAASRDAMKDAYPIVGADYDRLVTYALAEEATFLRTLAAGSENLDASIAAAKDAGGTTIGGAEAFLLHDTYGFPIDLTMEIVEEAGLTVDRDAFDTLMHEQRARAKADARSRKRQLADTSVYRDFRAKGETVFTGYTDWETESTVLGLLVDGAPAQRAVQGQIAEVILAETSLYAESGGQVADKGVIVGPGYELEVLDVQRPVPGLVSHTVEVTSGEVGVGQPATSVVDAVNRRAAQQAHSATHLVHAALRDTLGKSATQAGSLNRAGYMRFDFSWGQTLSEATKTEIEEIANNAVRDNLQVSTRVLPLDEAKAAGAMALFGEKYGDTVRMVDIGGPWSRELCGGTHVSSSAEIGLINLVGESSVGASTRRVEALVGLDAFRELAAERAIVSQLSTSLKTPKDQLASRVADLAASLKAAEKRIAQFEAKALESRLPELAGSAQATGAFRLVAQSLGGAASADDVRTLALQVRERVGAGAVIALGAVVGGRPIVIVATDDAARAAGAKAGVLAKSAAAALGGGGGGRDDVAQGGGTDADALPQALAAVTRALETPGA is encoded by the coding sequence ATGAAGACCGCCGAGATCGCCCAGCGCTACCTGGACTACTTCGAGAAGAACGGGCACACGATCGTGCCCTCGGCATCCCTGGTCACCGACGACCCGGCACTGCTGTTCACCGTCGCCGGAATGGTGCCGTTCATCCCCTACCTGTCCGGTGACGTGCCGGCCCCCTACGCTCGCGCGGCCGACAATCAGAAGTGCATCCGCACCAACGACATCGAAGAGGTCGGCAAGACCCCGCGGCACGGCACCTTCTTCCAGATGCTCGGCAACTGGTCGTTCGGCGACTACTTCAAGGAAGGCGCCATCCGCTACGCCTGGGAGCTGCTGACCACATCCGAGGACGACGGTGGACTGGGCTTCGACCCGAAGGATCTGTGGGTCACGGTCTACGAGGAGGACGACGAAGCGCACGATCTGTGGTTGCGTCTCACCGATCTTCCCGAGGAGCGCATCCAGCGTCTGGGTAAGGACACGAACTACTGGTCCACGGGACTGCCCGGCCCGGCCGGCCCGTGCTCGGAGATCTTCTTCGACCGCGGTCCCGCGTACGGCATCGACGGCGGACCGGCGACCGACGACGACCGCTACGTCGAGATCTGGAACCTCGTGTTCATGCAGTACGAGATCACGGACGTGCGCAGCAAGTACGACTTCACGATCGTCGGCGAACTGCCGAACAAGAACATCGACACCGGCATGGGCTTGGAGCGCATCGCGTTCATCAAGCAGGGCGTCGACAACATGTACGAGACCGACCAGGTGCGCCCCGTGCTGGACGCGGCCGTGGCCCTGTCGGGAAAGGCGTACGGCGCCGACCACGACGATGACGTGCGCTTCCGCGTCGTCGCCGACCACGTGCGTTCCTCGCTCATGCTGCTGAGCGACGGCGTGACGCCGGCGAACGAGGGCCGCGGCTACATCCTCCGCCGCCTCATGCGCCGCGTGATCCGCTCCATGCGTCTTCTGGGCGTGGACGGACCGACCTTCGCGACCTTGTTCGCGGCGTCACGCGACGCGATGAAGGACGCCTACCCGATCGTCGGCGCCGACTACGACCGTCTGGTGACCTACGCCCTCGCGGAAGAGGCCACGTTCCTGCGCACTCTCGCCGCCGGCTCGGAGAACCTCGACGCCTCGATCGCGGCGGCCAAGGACGCAGGCGGCACCACGATCGGCGGCGCAGAGGCGTTCCTGCTCCATGACACCTACGGCTTCCCCATCGACCTCACGATGGAGATCGTCGAGGAGGCGGGGCTCACCGTCGACCGCGATGCGTTCGACACCCTGATGCATGAGCAGCGCGCTCGTGCGAAGGCCGACGCGCGCTCGCGCAAGCGCCAACTGGCCGATACCAGCGTCTACCGCGACTTCCGCGCGAAGGGCGAGACCGTCTTCACCGGCTACACCGATTGGGAGACCGAGTCGACCGTCCTCGGACTCCTCGTCGACGGTGCCCCCGCACAGCGGGCGGTGCAGGGGCAGATCGCGGAGGTGATCCTCGCCGAGACCTCGCTGTACGCCGAGAGCGGCGGACAGGTCGCCGATAAGGGTGTGATCGTGGGTCCCGGCTACGAACTCGAGGTCCTGGACGTGCAGCGCCCGGTGCCGGGGCTGGTCAGCCACACGGTCGAGGTGACCTCGGGCGAGGTCGGCGTGGGCCAGCCCGCGACGAGCGTCGTGGATGCCGTCAACCGCCGCGCGGCACAGCAGGCGCACTCGGCGACCCACCTCGTGCACGCGGCCCTGCGCGACACGCTCGGAAAGTCGGCCACGCAGGCCGGATCGCTCAACCGCGCCGGCTACATGCGGTTCGACTTCTCCTGGGGTCAGACACTGTCGGAGGCGACCAAGACGGAGATCGAGGAGATCGCGAACAACGCCGTGCGCGACAATCTGCAGGTGAGCACGCGCGTCCTCCCTCTCGACGAGGCCAAGGCCGCCGGCGCGATGGCGCTGTTCGGCGAGAAGTACGGCGACACGGTGCGCATGGTCGACATCGGCGGCCCCTGGTCGCGCGAGCTGTGCGGCGGCACACATGTGAGCTCCAGTGCGGAGATCGGCCTCATCAACCTCGTCGGGGAGTCGTCCGTGGGCGCGTCCACGCGACGCGTGGAAGCTCTCGTCGGTCTGGACGCCTTCCGGGAGCTCGCTGCCGAGCGTGCCATCGTCTCGCAGTTGTCGACCTCGCTGAAGACACCCAAAGACCAGCTCGCGAGCCGCGTCGCCGATCTCGCCGCGAGCCTGAAGGCCGCTGAGAAGCGCATCGCCCAGTTCGAGGCCAAAGCTCTGGAGAGCCGGCTGCCGGAACTGGCCGGGTCGGCGCAGGCGACCGGCGCGTTCCGCCTCGTCGCCCAGTCGCTGGGTGGCGCGGCGTCGGCGGACGATGTGCGCACGTTGGCCCTGCAGGTGCGCGAGCGCGTGGGCGCCGGTGCCGTCATCGCGCTCGGCGCCGTCGTCGGCGGCCGGCCCATCGTCATCGTCGCCACCGACGACGCAGCCCGCGCGGCGGGTGCCAAGGCAGGCGTGCTCGCCAAGAGCGCCGCCGCAGCGCTCGGCGGCGGCGGCGGCGGACGTGACGATGTCGCGCAGGGCGGCGGCACCGACGCGGATGCCCTCCCGCAGGCGCTCGCAGCAGTGACGCGTGCGCTGGAGACCCCCGGAGCGTGA
- the mltG gene encoding endolytic transglycosylase MltG yields the protein MPDTPPNDDEFADLFSKLPTPREQAPASGEGAPVPPSRRAAREAAAAANVAPETTPSDTSTPTATPVSARAGNEAAEPRPAAAAPEPLVAHAAPAHQQLDALFSAEAHSDRGHGNRHDRDRRKSRIAGWVIFGVILAILGGIVGGGFYVWNTYEDKIRAFMGWEEPKDYEDGIAEGDATVTIVTGDTGSTISTSLFQAGVTKTDTAFYDYLIKTGQNPDFQPGVYALKQKMSSAAALKALEDPTSRRENTAQLPEGLTMNSTLTRLADGTGIPLADLQAAVADPSQYGVSATTLEGWLFPATYTFDPGTTAQQVIKTLVDRTVTSLDKAGVPSDQRERILTVASIIQREARFTADFYKVSRVIENRLDPNNEETHGLLQMDSTAQYGYNEINKGTASSSAEALANDNPWNTYLHPGLPIGPIANPGDLAIDAAMHPADGPWLYFVTVNLDTGETIFSTTYAEHEKAVAQWQQWCAANDSADC from the coding sequence ATGCCTGACACCCCGCCGAACGACGACGAGTTCGCGGACCTGTTCAGCAAGCTGCCGACCCCGCGCGAGCAGGCGCCGGCATCGGGCGAAGGGGCCCCCGTCCCGCCGTCGCGCCGCGCCGCGAGGGAGGCTGCGGCTGCCGCGAACGTCGCCCCCGAGACGACTCCGTCGGACACGAGCACACCGACTGCGACGCCGGTTTCCGCGCGCGCGGGCAACGAAGCTGCCGAACCGCGCCCTGCGGCCGCGGCACCGGAGCCACTGGTCGCCCACGCTGCACCCGCGCATCAGCAGCTCGATGCGCTCTTCAGCGCGGAAGCGCACTCCGACCGCGGGCACGGCAACCGGCACGATCGCGATCGCCGGAAGAGCCGCATCGCGGGCTGGGTGATCTTCGGCGTGATCCTGGCGATCCTGGGTGGCATCGTGGGTGGCGGCTTCTATGTCTGGAACACCTACGAAGACAAGATTCGGGCCTTCATGGGCTGGGAAGAGCCCAAGGACTACGAGGACGGCATCGCCGAGGGTGACGCCACCGTGACGATCGTCACCGGAGACACCGGATCGACGATCTCGACCTCACTCTTCCAGGCCGGAGTCACAAAGACCGACACCGCCTTCTACGACTATCTGATCAAGACCGGACAGAACCCGGACTTCCAACCGGGCGTGTATGCGCTGAAGCAGAAGATGTCGTCCGCAGCAGCGCTCAAGGCTCTCGAAGACCCCACCAGTCGACGCGAGAACACGGCGCAGCTGCCCGAGGGTCTGACGATGAATTCGACCCTGACGCGACTCGCCGACGGCACCGGCATCCCGCTCGCCGACCTGCAGGCGGCCGTCGCCGATCCCTCGCAGTACGGTGTCAGCGCCACCACGCTCGAGGGCTGGCTGTTCCCGGCGACGTACACGTTCGATCCGGGAACGACGGCGCAGCAGGTGATCAAGACCCTGGTCGATCGCACGGTGACCTCTCTCGACAAGGCCGGCGTGCCGAGCGACCAGCGCGAGCGCATCCTGACCGTCGCGTCGATCATCCAGCGCGAGGCACGGTTCACGGCCGACTTCTACAAGGTGTCCCGTGTGATCGAGAATCGCCTCGACCCCAACAACGAGGAGACCCACGGTCTGCTGCAGATGGACTCGACGGCGCAGTACGGCTACAACGAGATCAACAAGGGCACGGCCAGCTCCTCGGCGGAGGCCCTCGCCAACGACAACCCGTGGAACACGTATCTGCACCCGGGTCTGCCGATCGGGCCCATCGCCAACCCCGGCGACCTGGCCATCGATGCGGCGATGCACCCGGCCGACGGTCCGTGGCTGTACTTCGTGACGGTCAACCTCGACACCGGGGAGACGATCTTCAGCACCACGTATGCCGAGCACGAGAAGGCCGTCGCGCAGTGGCAGCAGTGGTGTGCCGCCAATGACAGTGCCGACTGCTGA
- a CDS encoding ATPase yields MKKVLWFVVGLAGGFVAAHFVNKDPRGHEVLAEVDARITEFTERIGEAYRAQEAKIDGIAENVKDAAAHAVDAATDTVSRAVDAVSDAATNAD; encoded by the coding sequence ATGAAGAAGGTGCTGTGGTTCGTCGTGGGTCTCGCGGGAGGCTTCGTCGCCGCCCACTTCGTGAACAAGGACCCGCGCGGCCACGAGGTTCTCGCCGAGGTCGATGCGCGCATCACCGAGTTCACCGAGCGCATCGGCGAGGCGTACCGCGCCCAGGAGGCGAAGATCGACGGCATCGCCGAGAACGTCAAGGATGCCGCCGCCCACGCCGTCGACGCGGCCACGGACACGGTCTCCCGCGCCGTGGATGCCGTGTCCGACGCCGCCACGAACGCCGACTGA
- a CDS encoding shikimate kinase, which produces MTSPAIVLIGPMGAGKTSVGKRVAKRLGLPFTDSDAVIVREHGPIETIFATHGEEHFRELERRAVADALQAGGIVALGGGAVLHPGTQTALAGHRVVLLTVAPHNVAARIRGGARPLLQEGDAVERWHEIYAARRPLYERLAHVSFDTSAGPLQDTVDALAAWIEAELPGDDHARGAQE; this is translated from the coding sequence ATGACGAGCCCTGCGATCGTCCTCATCGGCCCGATGGGGGCGGGGAAGACGAGCGTCGGCAAGCGCGTGGCCAAACGCCTCGGCCTGCCGTTCACCGACAGCGACGCCGTGATCGTTCGTGAGCACGGCCCGATCGAGACCATCTTCGCCACCCACGGCGAGGAGCACTTCCGCGAGCTGGAGCGCCGGGCCGTGGCCGATGCTCTGCAGGCGGGCGGCATCGTCGCACTCGGCGGGGGAGCCGTGCTGCACCCCGGCACTCAAACCGCGCTCGCCGGTCACCGCGTCGTGCTGCTGACCGTCGCGCCGCACAATGTCGCGGCTCGCATCCGCGGCGGCGCGCGCCCCCTGCTGCAGGAGGGCGACGCCGTGGAGCGCTGGCACGAGATCTACGCTGCGCGCCGCCCCCTCTACGAACGGCTCGCACACGTGAGCTTCGACACGTCCGCCGGTCCTCTGCAAGACACGGTCGACGCCCTCGCGGCGTGGATCGAGGCGGAGCTGCCCGGTGACGATCACGCGCGAGGAGCACAGGAATGA
- the ruvX gene encoding Holliday junction resolvase RuvX: MSGFRPGVRLGIDVGKARIGVARCDRDGLLAVPVETVPRTDAAAAHIARLADEYSAMELLVGLPISLSGGETASTDDARAFASEVRAASGVEVRLVDERLSTVSAHAALRDAGRSQRSSRRIVDQVAAVVLLQQAIDVEKSTGAPAGVAVPDPQEPA; this comes from the coding sequence GTGAGCGGCTTCCGGCCGGGAGTTCGCCTCGGGATCGACGTCGGCAAGGCGCGCATCGGGGTGGCACGGTGCGATCGCGACGGCCTGCTTGCCGTCCCCGTGGAGACGGTGCCCCGAACGGATGCCGCAGCGGCGCACATCGCGCGCCTCGCCGACGAGTACTCCGCCATGGAGCTGCTCGTCGGCCTGCCGATCAGCCTGTCGGGCGGCGAGACCGCCTCCACCGATGATGCGCGTGCGTTCGCGAGCGAGGTGCGCGCGGCATCCGGGGTGGAGGTGCGCCTCGTCGATGAACGCCTCAGCACGGTGAGCGCGCACGCGGCGCTGCGTGATGCCGGACGCTCCCAGCGTTCGTCTCGTAGGATTGTCGACCAAGTCGCCGCCGTCGTCCTGCTGCAGCAGGCGATCGACGTCGAGAAGAGCACCGGCGCCCCCGCCGGTGTCGCCGTGCCCGACCCGCAGGAGCCCGCCTGA
- a CDS encoding GNAT family N-acetyltransferase: protein MSEPVVRRVRAAEWREIRDLRIEAVGDPAASIAFLSTVEQERAHDEVFWRERAAGASLSDEAAQFIADDDGRWVGTVTVLLRAAGTADHLGRPVTEARADIVGVYVAPSHRGTGLLGRLVDVAGAWARDRGADELTLDVHAENHRAQGAYRKVGFVATGERLTSVIGPELVMVRAGRVSA, encoded by the coding sequence GTGAGCGAGCCCGTCGTCCGGCGCGTCCGCGCGGCGGAGTGGCGGGAGATCCGCGACCTCCGCATCGAGGCCGTCGGCGATCCGGCGGCATCCATCGCTTTCCTGTCCACCGTCGAACAGGAGCGTGCGCACGACGAGGTGTTCTGGCGCGAGCGCGCCGCGGGCGCGTCGCTGTCCGACGAGGCCGCTCAGTTCATCGCCGACGACGACGGGCGGTGGGTCGGCACGGTGACCGTCCTCCTCCGGGCGGCGGGCACCGCCGATCATCTGGGTCGACCCGTGACCGAGGCGCGCGCAGACATCGTGGGCGTCTACGTGGCGCCGTCGCACCGGGGTACGGGACTGCTCGGGCGCCTCGTCGATGTGGCCGGGGCATGGGCCCGGGATCGTGGGGCCGACGAGCTGACGCTCGATGTGCACGCCGAGAACCATCGCGCGCAGGGTGCCTATCGCAAAGTCGGCTTCGTCGCGACGGGGGAGAGGCTCACGAGCGTCATCGGTCCCGAGCTCGTGATGGTGCGCGCCGGTAGGGTGAGCGCGTGA
- a CDS encoding shikimate dehydrogenase produces MTVPTAEVPSGSLLEVWGDPIAHSLSPQIHAAAYAALGWDWTYGRRRVAAADFAGEVGRLAPAFRGLSLTFPLKAEAFAAAAARDRTAELTGAVNTLVRVGGQWRGFNTDVGGIVGDVRAHGLDTIETARIIGAGATATSALVALAQLGAHTVDVVARRPDAAHALAQLGERLSVAVSIAPLETVRPAPVALTVSTLPGGADLPEDTARRLASGGGLLYDVVYGHWPTPLATAWQTTGAPAVNGLGMLVRQAVLQIRAFRTGDVEQPLPGEDAVVDIMARALVGD; encoded by the coding sequence ATGACAGTGCCGACTGCTGAGGTCCCGTCCGGGTCGCTGCTGGAGGTGTGGGGCGACCCGATCGCTCACAGCCTCTCGCCGCAGATCCACGCCGCTGCATACGCCGCGCTGGGCTGGGACTGGACCTACGGACGGCGGCGCGTTGCAGCGGCCGACTTCGCGGGGGAGGTGGGCCGGCTCGCCCCGGCATTTCGAGGGCTCTCGCTCACCTTTCCGCTGAAAGCCGAGGCCTTCGCGGCCGCCGCGGCCCGTGATCGCACGGCCGAGCTCACCGGCGCCGTCAACACGCTCGTCCGCGTGGGCGGGCAGTGGCGCGGCTTCAACACGGATGTCGGCGGAATCGTCGGCGACGTGCGAGCCCACGGGCTCGACACGATCGAGACCGCACGCATCATCGGCGCCGGGGCGACCGCGACGTCTGCGCTCGTCGCTCTCGCGCAGCTCGGCGCCCACACGGTCGACGTGGTCGCGCGACGGCCCGACGCCGCGCACGCCCTCGCCCAGCTGGGGGAGCGCCTGTCGGTGGCCGTCTCGATCGCGCCGCTCGAAACGGTCCGGCCGGCGCCCGTGGCGCTCACGGTCTCCACCCTGCCCGGCGGGGCCGACCTGCCGGAGGACACCGCACGACGTCTCGCCTCCGGCGGAGGGCTGCTCTACGACGTCGTCTACGGCCACTGGCCGACCCCGCTGGCCACGGCCTGGCAGACGACCGGCGCACCCGCCGTCAACGGACTCGGCATGCTGGTGCGACAGGCCGTCCTGCAGATCCGCGCGTTCCGGACGGGCGACGTCGAGCAGCCGCTGCCCGGCGAGGATGCCGTCGTGGACATCATGGCCCGCGCGCTCGTGGGAGACTAG
- the rpsD gene encoding 30S ribosomal protein S4, whose translation MATKSQDRRKVRLSRALGVALTPKAAKYLEKRPYAPGEHGRTKRKQDSDFAVRLREKQRLREQYGIREKQMRNTFNEARRQDGLTGENLVELLEMRLDALVLRAGFARTTAQARQLVVHRHILVDGQLVDRPSFRVKPGQLIHVKPKSESLEPFQVAALGGHAEVLPPVPGYLEVELDKLQAKLVRRPKRAEVPVTGDVQLVVEYYAAR comes from the coding sequence GTGGCTACGAAGTCCCAGGACCGCCGCAAGGTGCGTCTGTCGCGCGCCCTCGGCGTCGCGCTGACCCCGAAGGCAGCCAAGTACCTCGAGAAGCGCCCGTACGCCCCCGGCGAGCACGGTCGCACCAAGCGCAAGCAGGACAGCGACTTCGCCGTCCGTCTGCGCGAGAAGCAGCGTCTGCGCGAGCAGTACGGCATCCGCGAGAAGCAGATGCGCAACACCTTCAACGAGGCCCGTCGCCAGGACGGCCTGACCGGTGAGAACCTCGTCGAGCTGCTCGAGATGCGCCTCGACGCCCTCGTGCTGCGTGCCGGCTTCGCCCGCACCACGGCGCAGGCGCGCCAGCTCGTCGTGCACCGCCACATCCTCGTGGACGGCCAGCTCGTCGACCGCCCGTCGTTCCGCGTCAAGCCCGGTCAGCTCATCCACGTCAAGCCCAAGAGCGAGTCGCTGGAGCCCTTCCAGGTCGCCGCTCTCGGTGGCCACGCCGAGGTTCTGCCCCCGGTTCCGGGCTACCTCGAGGTCGAGCTCGACAAGCTGCAGGCCAAGCTCGTGCGTCGTCCGAAGCGTGCGGAGGTCCCCGTCACGGGTGACGTCCAGCTCGTCGTCGAGTACTACGCCGCGCGCTGA
- the aroB gene encoding 3-dehydroquinate synthase, protein MTDTTVIGVAGDQPYDITIGRGILGMVGDALPPAAQKVLIVHPPTLSAQATELRELLLGSGDRQVLLAEVPDAEQGKRVEVAAFCWQVMGQADFTRTDAVVGFGGGAVTDLAGFVAATWLRGVAVVQVPTTVLGMVDAAVGGKTGINTAEGKNLVGAFWPPRAVICDLALLDTLSRNERVAGFAEVVKAGFIWYPEILDLIEADPDAAVDPQSPAFRRCIELAIEMKARVVGEDLREAGLREVLNYGHTLGHAIEHAERYQWRHGAAISIGMLFAAELSRLAGRLSDDAAVRHRRILELLGLPTSYRAGAWKQLLATMQRDKKTRGAMLRFIVLDDIAKPTVLQAPDESLLFAAYQEVAE, encoded by the coding sequence ATGACCGACACCACCGTCATCGGCGTCGCCGGCGACCAGCCCTACGACATCACGATCGGACGAGGCATCCTCGGCATGGTCGGCGACGCTCTGCCTCCCGCCGCACAGAAGGTTCTCATCGTGCACCCGCCGACACTGTCCGCGCAGGCGACCGAGCTGCGCGAGCTGCTGCTCGGGTCGGGGGATCGCCAGGTGCTGCTCGCCGAGGTTCCGGATGCCGAGCAGGGCAAGCGCGTCGAGGTGGCGGCCTTCTGCTGGCAGGTCATGGGCCAGGCCGACTTCACGCGCACCGACGCCGTCGTCGGGTTCGGCGGGGGAGCCGTGACCGACCTGGCGGGCTTCGTCGCGGCGACCTGGCTGCGCGGCGTCGCGGTGGTGCAGGTGCCCACGACGGTGCTCGGCATGGTCGATGCCGCCGTCGGCGGCAAGACCGGCATCAACACGGCGGAGGGCAAGAATCTCGTCGGCGCGTTCTGGCCGCCTCGCGCGGTGATCTGCGACCTGGCTCTGCTCGACACGCTCAGCCGCAACGAGCGGGTGGCCGGGTTCGCCGAAGTCGTCAAGGCCGGCTTCATCTGGTACCCGGAGATCCTCGATCTCATCGAGGCGGATCCCGACGCCGCCGTCGATCCGCAGTCCCCGGCGTTCCGACGCTGTATCGAGCTGGCGATCGAGATGAAAGCGCGCGTCGTCGGCGAGGACCTCCGCGAAGCCGGGCTGCGCGAAGTGCTGAACTACGGGCACACGCTCGGCCACGCGATCGAGCACGCCGAGCGGTATCAGTGGCGCCACGGCGCAGCGATCTCGATCGGCATGCTCTTCGCCGCGGAGCTGTCGCGGCTCGCCGGCCGCCTCTCCGACGACGCGGCCGTGCGGCACCGCCGCATCCTCGAACTGCTCGGACTGCCGACCTCGTACCGCGCGGGCGCGTGGAAGCAGCTGCTGGCCACCATGCAGCGCGACAAGAAGACGCGCGGTGCGATGCTGCGCTTCATCGTCCTCGACGACATCGCGAAGCCGACCGTTCTGCAGGCCCCGGACGAGTCCCTCCTGTTCGCGGCCTATCAAGAAGTCGCCGAGTGA
- a CDS encoding DUF1361 domain-containing protein, translating into MPALLIGVIAVTLLNLYAGVLIVLRARVYGVKLYRPMLLNIGLSFLPVLLAVVLGAGLLLLTPVIGLATEEIAGAGAVAVWAYLIVATMLWLVFFPNSVYLITELNFSHRAETTPVPLWYDIVQTLALTLSGIANAVLSLAVVQTMGLALIDRPDGRIPAVSWVFAASVIVLGAVGVYLGRYLRFNSWDIRHPGSMIRKLGTHLRQRGKALEAFGFVLTHSLLIGILYVPLFALGWSALRAGAL; encoded by the coding sequence ATGCCAGCTCTGCTCATCGGCGTCATCGCCGTCACGCTGCTCAACCTGTACGCGGGCGTCCTGATCGTGCTGCGTGCGCGGGTCTACGGCGTGAAGCTGTACCGGCCGATGCTGCTGAACATCGGGCTCTCCTTCCTTCCGGTTCTGCTCGCCGTGGTCCTCGGCGCGGGACTTCTGCTGCTGACCCCGGTGATCGGCCTGGCGACCGAGGAGATCGCCGGCGCGGGAGCGGTCGCCGTATGGGCCTACCTGATCGTCGCCACGATGCTGTGGCTCGTGTTCTTCCCCAACTCGGTGTACCTGATCACCGAACTCAACTTCAGCCATCGGGCAGAAACCACGCCGGTACCGCTGTGGTACGACATCGTCCAGACGCTGGCGCTCACTCTCTCCGGCATCGCGAACGCCGTCCTCAGTCTGGCGGTCGTGCAGACCATGGGCCTCGCTCTCATCGATCGCCCCGATGGACGCATCCCCGCCGTCAGTTGGGTCTTCGCGGCGAGCGTGATCGTGCTCGGCGCGGTCGGCGTGTACCTCGGGCGCTACCTGCGATTCAACAGCTGGGACATCCGTCATCCGGGCTCGATGATCCGAAAGCTGGGCACCCACCTGCGTCAGCGCGGAAAGGCCCTGGAAGCGTTCGGTTTCGTCCTCACTCACTCACTGCTGATCGGCATCCTCTACGTCCCGCTGTTCGCGCTCGGCTGGTCCGCGTTGCGTGCGGGGGCCCTCTGA
- the aroC gene encoding chorismate synthase, which produces MLRVLTAGESHGPELVAFMEGLPAGVPVSRAAIQADLARRKLGYGRGSRMKFEEDELTISAGVRHGLSMGSPIALRIGNTEWPKWTEVMSAEPVEMTEMSRGRGAALTRPRPGHADLVGMQKYGFDEARPILERASARETAARVALGAIARSFLGELGIRLVSHTLSIGPVHVPAGAALPTPDDVAALDADPLRCFDPATSAAMVAEVDAAKKDGDTLGGIVEVLAYGLPPGLGSHVQWDRRLDGKLAQALMSIQAIKGVEVGDGFETTRRRGSAAHDELFAASEGITRSSDKAGGTEGGMSTGTVLRVRAGMKPIATVPHALRTIDVTTGEAATAHHQRSDVCAVPAAGVVAEAMVAIVLAEAVLEKFGGDSVAETARNLRSYLSAIPETLQTASDSDDALG; this is translated from the coding sequence ATGCTCCGCGTGCTCACGGCCGGCGAATCGCACGGCCCCGAACTCGTCGCCTTCATGGAGGGTCTGCCCGCCGGCGTCCCCGTCTCCCGCGCCGCGATCCAAGCCGATCTCGCGCGTCGCAAGCTCGGCTACGGCCGCGGCTCGCGGATGAAGTTCGAAGAGGACGAACTGACCATCTCCGCCGGCGTCCGGCATGGGCTCAGCATGGGAAGCCCGATCGCGCTGCGCATCGGCAACACCGAGTGGCCCAAGTGGACCGAGGTCATGAGCGCCGAACCGGTCGAGATGACCGAGATGTCGCGCGGGCGCGGTGCTGCCCTCACCCGACCCCGCCCGGGCCACGCCGACCTGGTGGGTATGCAGAAGTACGGCTTCGACGAGGCCCGTCCGATTCTCGAGCGTGCGAGTGCCCGCGAGACGGCGGCGCGTGTGGCTCTGGGTGCGATCGCCCGCTCGTTCCTCGGTGAGCTCGGCATCCGCCTCGTCAGCCACACGCTGTCGATCGGCCCCGTTCACGTGCCCGCAGGCGCTGCCCTTCCGACTCCGGACGACGTCGCCGCGCTCGACGCCGATCCGCTGCGGTGCTTCGATCCCGCGACGTCTGCGGCCATGGTCGCCGAGGTGGATGCCGCGAAGAAGGACGGCGACACCCTGGGCGGCATCGTCGAGGTCCTCGCCTACGGCCTTCCGCCCGGTCTGGGCTCCCATGTGCAGTGGGACCGCCGCCTCGACGGCAAGCTGGCACAGGCACTGATGAGCATCCAGGCCATCAAGGGCGTGGAGGTCGGCGACGGCTTCGAGACCACACGCCGACGGGGTTCGGCGGCTCACGACGAGCTGTTCGCGGCATCCGAGGGCATCACGCGCTCCTCCGACAAGGCCGGCGGCACCGAAGGTGGAATGTCCACCGGGACGGTGCTGCGCGTGCGCGCCGGCATGAAGCCGATCGCGACCGTGCCGCACGCGCTTCGGACCATCGACGTCACGACGGGCGAGGCCGCCACCGCGCACCATCAGCGCTCCGACGTCTGCGCCGTGCCCGCCGCGGGCGTGGTGGCCGAGGCCATGGTCGCGATCGTGCTCGCCGAAGCGGTGCTGGAGAAGTTCGGCGGCGACAGCGTCGCCGAGACGGCTCGTAATCTCCGCAGCTACCTCTCCGCGATCCCCGAGACCCTGCAGACGGCCTCGGACAGCGACGACGCCCTCGGATGA